DNA from Lactobacillus sp. ESL0791:
CCCCGCAGGGCGGCCGTAAAAACCCCCAGCAAGAAATGATCAGAATGGACACATCAAACATTTTGTTTATTGTCGGTGGTGCTTTTGACGGAATTGACCAAATTGTCAAAAATCGTCTGGGTAAGAAAACAATTGGTTTTGGCGCAGAAAATGAGGCCAATAAGGTTGATGCCGATGATTGGACAAAACATCTTACGACTGGTGACCTCGTCAAGTTTGGTATGATTCCGGAATTTATTGGGCGAATTCCGATAATTGCAACTTTGGACAAGCTAAATAGTGAGGATTTGGTTAGGATTCTCGTTGAACCTAAGAATGCGCTGATAAAGCAATATAAGAAGTTGATCTCGCTTGATCATGTTGAGTTGACTTTTACCAAAGGCGCATTGAAAGCAATTGCTGATTTGGCAATTGAAAGAAATATGGGTGCTAGAGGATTAAGAACAATTATTGAAAACTCAATGATGGGTGTGATGTACCGCATCCCCAGCGAGCACAACATTGAGAAAGTTGAGATTACTAAAGAAGTAATTACTGACCAGGCACGGCCTAAGATTACCTACAGGCAAGTTGATAATTTAAAGGCAAGTGCCAATGATCATTAAGGATAGTGCGTATGCACTAAGCGCTGTTCAGGCAAAGCAGTATCCTGATGATAATTTACCTGAAATTGCTTTAGCTGGCCGGTCTAATGTTGGCAAGTCCAGCTTAATTAACTGCCTTTTAGGTCGTAAAAATTTAGCACGGACATCATCACAACCAGGCAAGACGCAAACGTTAAATTTTTATTTGGTGAACCAGAGTTTTTATCTGGTTGATGTGCCAGGTTACGGCTATGCCAAGGTTTCACGGACACAGCGGGCAAAATTTGGTGAGATGATTCAAAACTATCTGGAAACACGAGCAAACTTAACCGGGCTGATCATTCTGATTGATGCCCGCCGCGAACCGACTAAAGATGATATTGCGATGTATAAGTATGCCCAATATCTTAATTTGCCGCTTTTACTTGTTTGTACCAAAATTGATAAACTCAAGAAAAGCCAGCGTTCCGCGGTAATAACAAAACTTAAAAAAACGATCGATGTTAATCATGAAAACGTCACCGTCTTAACTTTTAGCTCAACCACTAAAGAGCATGTGCAGGAGCTCGGTGACTGGATCGAGCAGCGGCTTAGCTGATTTAATGCAAAAAAATGACTCTCAATCGTTTGATATGAAAATTCATATCGGGACAGGAGTCATTTTTGCTTATTTTTTATCTTCAGTCTTGTTTTTCTTGGCTGCTGACTTTTTCTTTTTATCTGGGACAACCGCAAATTTATCGAATAATTTTTCAAGGTTGTCCTGTTTAGTAAAAGTTAATCCCATTGGTATATTTCCTTCCTTTTAATTTAGTTTGACTGTATCTTAATTTTAACATGTTGAATGAATTACGGAAATATTTAGATTAACTTTAAATAAAAATAATTATGTAAAATTAATACGTTCTGAGGAGTAATGAATGAGAATCACCGTATATTTGACGGGCGGAATTGCGTGCTATAAGGCAGTTCAATTAGTAACAGAATTAGAAAAAAGGGGCCATCAAGTTCGCGCAGTAATGACGAAGAATGCCGAAAGGTTTGTTGCTGCAACCACTTTGGCTGCACTTACGAAATATGCGGTGCTGGACGATTTGTGGGCAAAAGAAAACAAGGCAGCCGTTCCCCATGTACATCTGGCACGCTGGACAGATTTAGCAATTATTATTCCCGCTACCGCCAATTTTATTGCAAAAATGGCGTTGGGGATTGCTGATGATGCTGCAAGTACAACACTTTTGGCAACGGCTGCTTGTAAACTGGTTGTGCCTGCAATGAATGATCAAATGTGGCAGAGTCCAGCCACACAGCGTAATCTGCTGCTTTTGCGTAAAGATGGTGTGAAAGTAATGGAGCCAGCAACCGGAATGCTTGCAGAAGGCTATTCTGCCAAAGGTAGAATGCCTGAAATTCCGGATGTTTTGACTTGGATTGACGCCGAACTTAATGATACTAAATATTTACAGGGTAAAAAAATAATTGTGACTGCTGGCGGTACCGCTGAGCCTATTGATCCCGTTCGTTTTATCGGTAACCGCTCAAGCGGTAAAATGGGGATTGCGATTGCCGAAGTAGCCGCAAATTGTGGCGCACAGGTAACTTTGATTTATGCAAATGTGACTGCTGCTTTACCTGATAATTCATCAGTCAAACTTATTCACACGGCAACCGCGCGTGAAATGCTTCAGGCGGTTGAAGAAACTTTTCCCGGTAGTGATGCTTTAATTATGGCGGCAGCAGTTGCTGACTGGCAGGCGAAAAATGTGGCTGCTAGTAAACTGAAGAAGACGCGGCAACAAGATACATTGAATTTGTCTCTTGTTAAAACGCCGGATATTTTACAGACAATGGCACACAAGAAAAAAGATGGACAAGTTGTGGTCGGCTTTGCTGCTGAAACGAATGATTTACTTGACAATGCAGAAAAGAAGTTAGCTGAAAAAGGTGCGGATTATATTGTTGCTAATGATGTTTCGCAAAATGTTTTTGGCAGCGAGCAAGATCAAGTAGTCATCATCAATAAGAAGGGGGAGCTAGATATGCTGCCGCGGATGAGCAAAAAAGAAATTGCTGCCGACTTGCTTGAAATTGTTGCCAATAGATTAGGTTGATTTTAAATAAATTTTAAACTGGTTAAAGCAAGAGATGACTCAATTTATGGTAAAATTTATCATGCATTTAGGGGAGTGATTTTTTGGCAAACGAGTTAATTGAAAATAAACTTAAACTTTTACCGGCTAAACCAGGCTGTTACTTGATGAAAGATGTTAACGGTACGGTTATCTACGTTGGCAAGTCGAAAAATCTCAAAAGTCGGGTGCGCTCTTACTTTAAAAGCAAACAGGTCGGACGCCGGGCAGAACTGGTTGAAGAAATTTGTGATTATGATATTATCACGGTTTCAACCGATAAGGAGGCCTTTTTACTTGAAGTAACGCTGATTAAAAAATATCAGCCTTATTACAACGTTCAGCTGAAGCAGGGAACCGGGTATCCTTACATTGAGATTACTAACGAGCGTGATCCGCAGACTAAGCTAACAAGCATTGTGCGCAAGGATAACGGCTATTATTTTGGTCCCTATCCAAATGTTTATGCGGCGCAGGCAACTTTGAAGTTTATTCAAAAGGTTTTTCCGTTACGGCGCTGTCATGGTAAGCAGGGGCGGCCGTGTCTTTATTATCATATGGGTCAATGCCTTGGAGCTTGCTTTAAAACTGTTCCTGAAAGTGAATATGATGCGCAAATAAAGAAGATCAAAAGCTTTTTAAATGGCGATATTGCCCAAGTGAAACAAGACTTAACCCAGAAAATGGAACAAGCAGCTGCCGGGCTTGAATTTGAACGGGCAGCAGAAATTCGCGATCAACTGAATTATATTGAAGAAACCGTTGAGAAGCAGAAAATCATTTCAAATGATAATACGCAGCGGGATATTTTTAATTTTTATGTTGACCGTTCCTGGATTTCCATTCAAATTTTCTTTTTACGGCAAGCAAAATTGCTGCGGCGGGAAACGCGGATGTATCCTTTGACAGATACGGGGGATCCAGAAGATACTTTTGCCTCTTTTATCGTTCAGTTTTACGGTCAACGCAACCGCGTTTTACCCAAAGAAGTTCTGGTTCCTGGGGGAATTGATAATGAAGCATTGGCGGAAGTTCTTAAAGTTCCTGTTAGGACCCCGCAGCGGGGGCAGAAACGATCCCTACTTAAGATGGCGAAAGAAAATGCAAAATTAAAGCTGGATGATAAGTTTCGCTTGTTGGAATTAGGCAACCGCAAAACCAAGGGAGCACAAAAAGAAATTTTTTCTTCCCTTGGTTTGCCTTACGGCCACATCATTGAAAGCTTTGACCATTCGCACATTCAGGGGGCCGATCCCGTGTCGGCACTGGTGGTTTTTAAAGATGGCGAGCCGGATAAAACAGCTTACCGAAAATACAAGCTGAAAGGCGAGGTGGAACACCAGAACGGCGGCGACGAGGTGCGCAATACCCGCGAAGTTGTTCGGCGGCGTTACGGCCGTTTGCTGCGTGAGCATAAAAAGATGCCGGATCTGATTTTAATGGATGGTGGGCAAATCCAGGTTGATGCTTGTGAGGACGTTCTGCGTAATGAATTAAATTTAAACATTCCGGTTGCGGGAATGGTGAAGGATGACAAGCATCGCACCAACCACCTGCTGTTTGGTGATCCGATTAACGGTGTGCCATTGAAATTGATCCCGCTGAATCCCAAGTCGCAGGGCTTTTACCTGATGACACGGATTCAGGATGAGGTGCACCGCTTTGCAATTACTTTTCACCGGCGTACACATGCCAAAAATGCGCTGTCGAGCAAGTTAGATGCAATTAACGGAATCGGGCCAAAGAGCCGTAATAAACTGCTGCGGAAGTTTGGTTCCCTTAAAAAAATCAAGAATGCGTCAGTAGATGAACTGCAGAAAGCCGGATTAACATTGCCGCAGGCACAAACGGTCAAGTTAACTTTATAAATGTGTGTTGAATTGAAATTTATTTAAAAAAATTAGGGTTAATTATGCTATAGTAAGGAAGTTGATTGAGACGGAAAGAGAGAAGAAACATGCCTACTTTTGTTGATCAAACCAAAATTGAAGTTCAAGCTGGCAAGGGCGGAGATGGCATGGTTGCTTTCCGTCACGAAAAATATGTTCCTAACGGTGGTCCGGCTGGCGGTGATGGCGGCCGCGGTGGCAGCATTATTTTTGTTGCCGACAGCGGCTTGCGGACGTTGATGGATTTCCGTTACCGGCGCAAATTTAAGGCTGAACCTGGAGAAAACGGCCGGATTAAGTCACAATATGGCCGCGCCGCTAAGGATCTTTACTTGCGGGTTCCGGTTGGTACAACTGTTTATGATTTTGATACTAATGAAGAAATTGGTGATTTAGTCAAAAATAAACAAGAATTAGTTGTTGCTCGTGGTGGTCGCGGCGGTCGCGGAAATATCCATTTTGCCACTAGTGTGAACACGGCACCCGAGATTGCTGAAAATGGTGAACCGGGTGAGGATCGGGTTTTACGCTTGGAGTTAAAGATGCTGGCAGATGTGGGACTTGTTGGTTTTCCATCCGTTGGAAAATCGACGCTTCTTTCTGTTGTTACTAAGGCCAAACCCAAAATTGCTGCCTATTCGTTTACGACATTGACCCCTAATTTGGGCATGGTAATTTTACCCGATGGCCGTGACTTTTCAATGGCTGACTTACCCGGTTTGATTAAGGGCGCAAGTAGAGGTGTTGGTCTGGGAATTCAGTTTTTACGGCACGTCGAACGAACTAAGGTGCTGTTGCACCTTGTTTCAATGGATCCAAGTAATGGTCGCTTGGCGATTTCTGATTACCAGACAATCAGAAAAGAGCTTTTAGCCTACGATCCGCATTTAGCTGAAAAACGGGAGTTAATTGTTCCTACCCAAATGGATTTACCAGGGGCTGAGGAAAAATTAACACAGTTTAAACAAGACTTAAAGGCTAAGGGAATTAACGAAGCAATCTATCCTATTTCTAGTATTGCTCATGCTGGGGTTGACAAATTAATGCAGGAAACTGCTACCCTGGTTGACCAGGTAGAAGCTGATCAGGAAAAGGTTAAGCCGCAAGTTGAAGCAGCCACAAAAGAGTACCGGTATGCAGCACCAAAGAAAAATGAATTTACAGTTGAAAAAATCGGCGAACATGAATTCGAAATTAAGGGAGAAAGTTTAGAGCGCTTGGTCGAAATGACTAACATTGAACATCATGACGGGATTATGCGCCTGGCTAGAAAACTCAAAAACTTGGGTGTTGACGACGCTCTGCGCGCCAAAGGTGCCGTTGATGGTGATGATGTTTATATTGGCAACTTTAATTTTGAATTTGTACAGTAGTTTCTGGAAATGTTGAAAAATATGAAAAAGAATCGATTTATTACAGGATATTCTGGTCTTAGAGCACTAGCAGTGATTGGGGTTATTTTATATCACCTGGATCCGAACACTTTTGTTGGCGGTTATCTTGGAGTGGCGATTTTTTTTGTTTTGTCTGGATATTTGGTCACCGATCATATGCTGCGTGCTTATGATGAAAGCGGTGAGTATGATATTAAACACTTTTATCTGAGCAGGGTTAAAAAGCTGTATCCGCAGCTGATTGCGGTTTTATGGCTGTCTGCGGCCTATATCGTCTTATTTCAGCGGAATTTATTGGTCAAATTAAATCAGATTGTGCTTGCTAACTTGCTTAATGTTTATAATTTTTGGCAAATTTTAAATGGGCAAAGTTATTTTGAACGCTTTGCCAGTAATGAGTCGCCCTTTATCCATTTATGGACAATGTCGATTGAGGGGCAGTTTTATATTATTTGGCCGTTAGTGATTTTTTTGATGGCCAAATTTGTTAAGAAAAAGAAGGCCATTTTTGGTGTTTTAGTTACCTGTTCACTTATTTCGGCCTTAGAAATGGCCTTTTTATATAAAAATGGTGTAGATATCAACCGAATTTATTATGGTACCGACACCCGTTTTTTTGCTTTGGGTATCGGTGCGGCGTTGGCGGTTGTCTGGCCGGTTGAGAATTTACAGGAAAAATTTCGTAGCCTGAATGCTTTTCTTTTAGATGTAGCTGGCTTATTTGCTTTTGTCGGCATTGCCGTATTGACTTTTAGTAAGCGCATGGATCCCCAGGCAGCTTTTGCTTATTGTGGGGGCATGCTTCTTTTTGTACTTCTGGTTACTCTGTTAGTTGGGATAATTGCTCATCCAGCAAGTCATTGGAACCGGCTTTTAACTAATCCGCTGTTTAACTGGATTGGTTCAAGAAGTTATGGCATTTACCTCTATCAGTTTCCTGTAATGATTTTTTTTGAAGATAAGCTGAGGGATCTTGCGGATCACGTCTGGTTGTACCGTATCATTGAGCTAATAATTATTTTAATAATCAGCGAATTGTCCTACCGTTTGATTGAGCGGCCATTTGGTAAAATCAGCTGGGTAAAAACAAAGAATTACTTTAGGCAATTATTTGATCGTCAACAAAAAAATTATTTAAAATGGTTGCAAATGCTTGTTGTTGTTGCAATTTCGTTAGTTGGTAGTGCTGGCATCCTCATCTCGCCGACCGTAAAAGCAGAAAATTTTAATAAATCGCAGCTTGCCAAGCGCATTATTGCCAATCGCAAGGAGCAGGTGAAAGATAATCAAGCCTTGATTGCTAAATTAAAAAAAGAAAAGCAAAAGACAACGAAAAAGGCTAAAATAATTAAAGAAGCAAAGAAAAATGCACAAAAGCATCCGGTGAACGAATCATTTGTGGGCTATGGCATTTCGCAGCTGGATTTGCAGCTGGCACAAAAAGTCCACCTTACTGCTGTGGGCGATTCTGTGATGGCGGGCTCAAGTAATGATCTAAAAATATTGTTGCCGCATGCATTAATTGATGCGGCGGTTTCGCGGCAACTAAATGTGGCCTTTAATTTGTTAAATGTTTATCAGAAACAAAATGCATTGGCCGCTAATGTGTTAATTGGTTTGGGCACCAATGGACCGTTTTCAATGGCCGACCTCAATCAGCTGATGAACCAACTCGGCAAAAAACGGCATGTGTTTTGGATTAACGTTCGCGTTCCTACTAGGGAATGGCAGGGTCAAGTGAATGATATTTTGGCACAGGCAGCAAAAAAATATCCTAATTTGACAGTAATTGATTGGTACGGGTATTCGCAGGCTCATCAGGCATGGTTTTATCAGGATCAAACTCACCCGACGCCAGTTGGTTCCAAATATTATAGTGCTTTTGTCGTGAAAAAAATTGTTGAGCACGCAAAGTTTTAGAATAGGAAATTTATGGAATTACAATTTTTAGGTACAGGCGCGGGACAGCCGTCGAAAAAGAGGAATGTATCAAGTATTGCGTTGAAATTACTCGACGAGATGAATGAAATTTGGCTATTTGATGTTGGTGAGGCAACCCAGCACCAAATTTTGCGAACCAATATTCATCTGCGCAAAATAAGTAAAATTTTTATTTCGCATAATCACGGCGACCATATTTTTGGTTTACCCGGTTTGTTAGCAACGCGCTCCTTTCAGGGCGAGGTCGGGCCCCTGACGATTTATGGTCCCCGCGGCATTGACCAATTTGTTAAAACTGCTCTGCACGTTTCTCAGACGAAAATTTCTTATCCCATTAAATTTGTCAATTTAACAGATGCTGACAGGCTAATCTATCAGGGAAAGGGCTTTAGGGTTTATACAGAAAAATTAGACCACCGGGTTCCCAGTTTTGGTTACCGGGTAGTTGAAGATTCACACCAGGGTGAATTATTAATGGATAAATTAGCGCAATATCATGTGCCAAATGGTCCATTACTTGGTAAACTTAAGGCGGGAGAACAAATTGCCTTAGCCGATGGCACCATTTTAAACGGGCAGGACTTTTTGGGTGCGAAAAAACCGGGGAGAATTGTGACCATTATTTACGACACAAGAAAGACGCCCGCAATTGCTAGATTGGCTGCAAATGCCGATGTTTTAGTTCATGAATCGACTTTTGCGGGCAATGAAGCCAAACTTGCTCATGATTATTATCATTCGACGGCGGTTGAAGCTGCGCGCGTTGCGCGCGATAATGGGGTTAAGCAGTTATGTTTGACGCACATTTCGGCAAGGTATTTGGGTGTCAAAGCCAAAAGCCTAGAGAGGCAGGCACAAAAAGTTTTTCCGAATACAAAGTTAATTAATGATTTTGATCAAATAATAGTTCCCATGAAAGGTGAGGAAAATGAGTGATTCATTGAGAAATAAGGTTGTTGTTATCACTGGAGCATCGAGTGGAATTGGCCGATCCATTGCATTAGAAAGTGCTGGACGCGGAGCAACGGTTATTTTGCTTGCTAGAAGCAAAGATAAGCTGGACAAGATTGCTGCTGAGGCGCAGGAACTTTCAGGTGCGTCGGCTTATGCGTTTGCAACCGACATGGGAGAAAGCGACCAGATTGATGCCACTTTTAAGGAAATCGTCAAGGTCGCCAATCACATTGACTATTTAGTCAACAGCGCGGGCTTTGGTAAATTTGCTAATTTTGTTGAAATGGACCGACGTGAGGTTACTTCTATGTTCCAAGTGAATGTTTTGGGCTTGATGTACTTTACCCGTTTAATCGGCCGGGTGATGATGGAACAAAAAACGGGCCAGATAATTAACATTGGCTCAATTGCTGGTAAAATTCCGACAACCAAGTCGGCTGCTTATAGTGCCTCTAAGGCTGCGGTTATTCAATTTTCTAATGTTTTGCGGTTAGAGTTAAAACCGTTTGGCGTTAAAGTGATGACTGTCAATCCTGGGCCGGTTTACACCAATTTCTTTAATATCGCGGACGAAACCGGCAATTATGCTAAGAATGTGTCTGAGTTTATGCTTGATCCCGATGATGTTGCCTGGCAGATTGCCCACTATTTCGGCAGTAATAAGCGTGAATTGGATTTGCCGCTTAGTTTGGCTGTTTTAGCGAAGTTATATAACTTGTTTCCTAAAATTGGGGATTGGTGTTCTTGGAAATTTGCTTCAAGAAAATAGGGGAGGAAAATGAAGGATAAGAAGAGACAAATCAAGCTGATTTTAGGGTTAACACTATTATTGCTTGCGGTAATTTTTGTGGTTTTGAATACTAATGTTGTTGCAATCAATTTTGGCGTGTTCGACGTTAAGCTGCCCCTGATTGTTGTTTTAGTGATGATGATCATCATTGGCGTCCTGATCGGCTGGTTTTTGCGGACCGATAAGAAGGAATAAGAAGATAAGCCAATAAATCTTGATTTGTTGGTGATAGAATAGTATCATTGAAACATGTGAGTAATTCGGAGAGTAATTCGAAACTTAAAACTACAATAAAGGAGATCAGTTAAATGGCAGTTCCTAAGAGACATACTTCTAAGCAACGGAAACGTTCACGTCGTGCACATATTAAATTGACTGTTCCAGCAATGCATTACGATGCAACTACTGGTGAATACCGTTTAAGTCACCGCGTTTCACCTAAAGGTTATTATAAAGGTCGTCAAGTTGTTAATGAAACAAGCAGCGACAATAATTAACTAAGGGCACCCACTGCGGTGTCTTTTTTTGTGGAGAAATTTATGAAGTTAGTTTTTTTGCATACAAGTGATCTTCACGGCTATGTGCTGCCGACGGATTATCAAATAAAAAACAATTATCAAGCTCCTTTTAGTTTGAGCAGGGTGAATTCTGTCATTAAACAGGAACGGGAAAAATATGGCACAGAAAATGTGATTGTCACGGATGCCGGTGATTTTCTCCAAGGTTCACCGTTAGCTGCCTATGTTCACGAGAACAGTCAAGATAACCTTGTGCGTTATGCGAATATTTATAATTGTGTGGGCTACGATGCCCGTGTTTTGGGTAACCATGATTTTGACTTCGGCACGGACTACTTAAAGCAATGTTTGGCTTATGCCAATGATTCTTTTATTAATGCTAATATTGTAGCTGAAAGAACAAATTTACCTGCTTTTGATCTAGCACCGTTTAAAATAATTGAGAAAAGAGGAGTTAAAGTTGGTCTTATTGGCTGCACAACGCAGTATGTTCCCAATTGGGAAAGCAAGGAAAAGCTTGCTGGCCTGAAGTTTGTTTCTGCGTATGAACAGGTGAAAGCAGTTGCCCAAAAATTGCGGTCGCAGGTTGATGTGTTGGCAGTTGTTTATCATGGCGGCTTTGAAAGTGACCCAGCAACGGGAAGAGCGACACAGCCGCATAATGGTGAAAATGAAGCATATCGTATTTTAAAAGAGGTACCTGGAATTGATATGTTGCTCACTGGTCACCAGCATCAACGGATAAGTTTGGTGGATAAAGGAACAGCGATTGTACAGTCCGGATACCGTGGTGAAACGGTTGCTGAAGTGGTTTTAGACATAGATGATAAAACTAAAAAAATTTCAGCGATGACAACGCGGTTAATAGACACCCGAGAAGTTAATCCCGATTCTGAAGTTTTGCATGCTTGTAAAGACCTAGAATGGGAAACACAAGTCTGGCTCGACCGGCCAATTGCTATCTTAGATAAGCCTGCCAAAATTAAGAATGCGACTGCGGCACGCCTCCACGGGTCGCCCTTTATTAATCTGCTTCAGCAGATGCAGCTTTATTTTACCAAGGCAGACATTTCGGCAACGGCGTTAATGAGTGAAACAGCGCATGGCTTTGACAAGCAAGTTACGATGCGCGATCTGATCCTCAATTACCCGTACTCCAATCAGCTATGCTGTGTAAGAGTCACGGGTAGGGAACTGCGGCACGTTATTGAGCACAGTCTGGCGTTTTTAACAAAAGATCAAGCCGGTAAAGTAGCTTTTGCGGATAAGTACATTCGGCCGCACTCGCTTCTGTTTAACTTTGATCTATTTTATCCGATTAATTACCAAGCGAATATTTCACGGCCGGTCGGCCGCCGCTTAACTTCTTTAACTTTTCACGGTGAAGAGATTGTCGCTGACCAGGTATATCACTTAGCGGTTAATAATTACCGGGCAATGGGCGGTGGCTTTTATCCTGAATACAGCAAGGACAAGATAGAATTTACGCTTGATAAAGACTACATTCAGATGTTTCAGGAATATTTGACCTCCGGTCTGGTTAATGTTGATGATGTCAGCAATTATCACTTTTATTAAAAAACTGCTCTGAGAAAGTTTTCTCAAAGCAGTTTTTTAAATTTACTTAAGTTTACTGTATTTGCTTTTATCTTTAACTGCGTGTGCGGTAATTGTCGGAATGATTATCGCAAATAATAAACCGAAAATAGCACCGATAATTAAGGCCTCAACAACGCTGAAGACGTTGTGGGTTAACGGAGCAGCAATAAAGCCGATAATCAGCATATAGACGATGCTCCAACAAATAGTTACAAGATAGCGCCCCATGGCAATTCCCTCTTTCATATGAAGCATTCTAACAAAGTCTGGTCTTTTTTTCAAACTAAAAACAGCTGGTTTGCTATACTTATTACAGAAAGGCGGTTATGAAATGAAAGTTGCTGCAATTCAAAATATCAGTTCTTTTTCATTGCTAGAAAGTCCAACTAAGGTTAAAGATTTATTGGTTACGGCCAAACAGCTGGGTTATGAAGCTGTTGGCTTGACTGATATCAATGTGACCTACGGTTTGGTTAATTTTTTTGAGCTGTCCAAAGAAGTGGGAATCAAACCGCTGCTAGGAATGCAGGTACGTGTTAACGGTTTGGTTGACAGCACTAATCAGTATGATCTGATTGTTCTTGCAAAAAATAATGCCGGTTACCACAATATTTTACGTTTATCCAGTGCAATTAACTTACTAACGGAGAATGGCGAAAAGCAAAAAGTGTTAACGTTGGACGAACTGACCAAGTATTTAGGTGACCTGGTCATGATTACGTCTGCTAATTCACACAGTGAGTTGTTAGCTCTGCAAGAGCAAAACGAGGAACTGTGCAATGATTTTATTAGAAAACTAAAGGAATTGCTGCCGTCGTCTAGTTCCTTCTACCTCGGGGTTTATGCCTCTAAGCAGCAGCAAAATTATCTTGACTATATTCAAGCTTTGGCTAAGCAGTTCGACTTACCATTAGTTGCCGTTGAAGATACACAGTATTTAAAGCCGCAGGAGCAGTTTTTGCGTCGCACCTTATTGGCAATCAAAGCTGGGACTAAGCTGGAAGATACGATTGAACTAGCCAAACAAAAGGGTTCACATTTTTTGAATTCGGCAACGGAAGTTAATGAACGCTACCATAATTTGGGATTAGATTCAGCGGTCACAAACACGTGGAAAATTGCCGCGGAGTGCAATGCCGAAGTTGTCTTTCAAGCACCGGTTCTGCCCAAATATCGTCAAGATGAGTTTCCGTCATCAAAAGAATATCTTACCTACTTAACCAACAAGGGCTTGACTGAGCGTTTTGCCGGTCGAGCAGTTCCTGAAAAATATCAAAAGCAGCTGGATTATGAATTGGGTGTAATCGACCAAATGGGCTTTGACGATTACTTTTTAATTGTTTGGGATGTCATCAATTACTGTCACCGGGTAGGAATTACTACCGGACCGGGGCGAGGGTCCGCCTGCGGCTCGCTTGTTTCTTACGCCTTGCGAATTACTGAAGTCGATCCTTTGAAGTATCATCTGCT
Protein-coding regions in this window:
- the yihA gene encoding ribosome biogenesis GTP-binding protein YihA/YsxC: MIIKDSAYALSAVQAKQYPDDNLPEIALAGRSNVGKSSLINCLLGRKNLARTSSQPGKTQTLNFYLVNQSFYLVDVPGYGYAKVSRTQRAKFGEMIQNYLETRANLTGLIILIDARREPTKDDIAMYKYAQYLNLPLLLVCTKIDKLKKSQRSAVITKLKKTIDVNHENVTVLTFSSTTKEHVQELGDWIEQRLS
- a CDS encoding SPJ_0845 family protein — protein: MGLTFTKQDNLEKLFDKFAVVPDKKKKSAAKKNKTEDKK
- the coaBC gene encoding bifunctional phosphopantothenoylcysteine decarboxylase/phosphopantothenate--cysteine ligase CoaBC produces the protein MRITVYLTGGIACYKAVQLVTELEKRGHQVRAVMTKNAERFVAATTLAALTKYAVLDDLWAKENKAAVPHVHLARWTDLAIIIPATANFIAKMALGIADDAASTTLLATAACKLVVPAMNDQMWQSPATQRNLLLLRKDGVKVMEPATGMLAEGYSAKGRMPEIPDVLTWIDAELNDTKYLQGKKIIVTAGGTAEPIDPVRFIGNRSSGKMGIAIAEVAANCGAQVTLIYANVTAALPDNSSVKLIHTATAREMLQAVEETFPGSDALIMAAAVADWQAKNVAASKLKKTRQQDTLNLSLVKTPDILQTMAHKKKDGQVVVGFAAETNDLLDNAEKKLAEKGADYIVANDVSQNVFGSEQDQVVIINKKGELDMLPRMSKKEIAADLLEIVANRLG
- the uvrC gene encoding excinuclease ABC subunit UvrC, with protein sequence MANELIENKLKLLPAKPGCYLMKDVNGTVIYVGKSKNLKSRVRSYFKSKQVGRRAELVEEICDYDIITVSTDKEAFLLEVTLIKKYQPYYNVQLKQGTGYPYIEITNERDPQTKLTSIVRKDNGYYFGPYPNVYAAQATLKFIQKVFPLRRCHGKQGRPCLYYHMGQCLGACFKTVPESEYDAQIKKIKSFLNGDIAQVKQDLTQKMEQAAAGLEFERAAEIRDQLNYIEETVEKQKIISNDNTQRDIFNFYVDRSWISIQIFFLRQAKLLRRETRMYPLTDTGDPEDTFASFIVQFYGQRNRVLPKEVLVPGGIDNEALAEVLKVPVRTPQRGQKRSLLKMAKENAKLKLDDKFRLLELGNRKTKGAQKEIFSSLGLPYGHIIESFDHSHIQGADPVSALVVFKDGEPDKTAYRKYKLKGEVEHQNGGDEVRNTREVVRRRYGRLLREHKKMPDLILMDGGQIQVDACEDVLRNELNLNIPVAGMVKDDKHRTNHLLFGDPINGVPLKLIPLNPKSQGFYLMTRIQDEVHRFAITFHRRTHAKNALSSKLDAINGIGPKSRNKLLRKFGSLKKIKNASVDELQKAGLTLPQAQTVKLTL
- the obgE gene encoding GTPase ObgE, encoding MPTFVDQTKIEVQAGKGGDGMVAFRHEKYVPNGGPAGGDGGRGGSIIFVADSGLRTLMDFRYRRKFKAEPGENGRIKSQYGRAAKDLYLRVPVGTTVYDFDTNEEIGDLVKNKQELVVARGGRGGRGNIHFATSVNTAPEIAENGEPGEDRVLRLELKMLADVGLVGFPSVGKSTLLSVVTKAKPKIAAYSFTTLTPNLGMVILPDGRDFSMADLPGLIKGASRGVGLGIQFLRHVERTKVLLHLVSMDPSNGRLAISDYQTIRKELLAYDPHLAEKRELIVPTQMDLPGAEEKLTQFKQDLKAKGINEAIYPISSIAHAGVDKLMQETATLVDQVEADQEKVKPQVEAATKEYRYAAPKKNEFTVEKIGEHEFEIKGESLERLVEMTNIEHHDGIMRLARKLKNLGVDDALRAKGAVDGDDVYIGNFNFEFVQ
- a CDS encoding acyltransferase family protein; the protein is MKKNRFITGYSGLRALAVIGVILYHLDPNTFVGGYLGVAIFFVLSGYLVTDHMLRAYDESGEYDIKHFYLSRVKKLYPQLIAVLWLSAAYIVLFQRNLLVKLNQIVLANLLNVYNFWQILNGQSYFERFASNESPFIHLWTMSIEGQFYIIWPLVIFLMAKFVKKKKAIFGVLVTCSLISALEMAFLYKNGVDINRIYYGTDTRFFALGIGAALAVVWPVENLQEKFRSLNAFLLDVAGLFAFVGIAVLTFSKRMDPQAAFAYCGGMLLFVLLVTLLVGIIAHPASHWNRLLTNPLFNWIGSRSYGIYLYQFPVMIFFEDKLRDLADHVWLYRIIELIIILIISELSYRLIERPFGKISWVKTKNYFRQLFDRQQKNYLKWLQMLVVVAISLVGSAGILISPTVKAENFNKSQLAKRIIANRKEQVKDNQALIAKLKKEKQKTTKKAKIIKEAKKNAQKHPVNESFVGYGISQLDLQLAQKVHLTAVGDSVMAGSSNDLKILLPHALIDAAVSRQLNVAFNLLNVYQKQNALAANVLIGLGTNGPFSMADLNQLMNQLGKKRHVFWINVRVPTREWQGQVNDILAQAAKKYPNLTVIDWYGYSQAHQAWFYQDQTHPTPVGSKYYSAFVVKKIVEHAKF